In a genomic window of Phragmites australis chromosome 14, lpPhrAust1.1, whole genome shotgun sequence:
- the LOC133890469 gene encoding ricin B-like lectin R40G2, with amino-acid sequence MSWFGHHHNQPAPPASGPNQVFKIFCRANENYCLAVRDGNVVLAPANPKDEHQHWYKDMRFSTTVKDEEGMPAFALVNKATGLAIKHSLGQSHPVKLAPFNPEYEDASVLWTESKDVGKGFRCIRMVNNTRLNFDAFHGDKDHGGVHDGTTVVLWEWCKGENQSWKILPWGPEAHSPAAGPGNASIGGVPVHTVRVFCKASEDYSLTVRNGTACLAPTNPRDDYQALSLPLLVPQTN; translated from the exons ATGTCGTGGTTCGGGCACCACCACAACCAGCCGGCTCCCCCGGCGTCGGGCCCCAACCAGGTGTTCAAGATCTTCTGCCGCGCCAACGAGAACTACTGCCTCGCCGTCCGCGACGGCAACGTCGTACTCGCCCCGGCCAACCCCAAGGACGAGCACCAG CACTGGTACAAGGACATGCGCTTCAGCACCACGGTGAAGGACGAGGAGGGCATGCCGGCGTTCGCGCTCGTCAACAAGGCCACCGGCCTCGCCATCAAGCACTCCCTCGGCCAGTCCCACCCC GTCAAGCTGGCGCCGTTCAACCCGGAGTACGAGGACGCGTCGGTGCTGTGGACGGAGAGCAAGGACGTCGGCAAGGGCTTCCGCTGCATCCGCATGGTCAACAACACCCGCCTCAACTTCGACGCCTTCCACGGCGACAAGGACCACGGCGGCGTGCACGACGGCACCACCGTCGTGCTCTGGGAGTGGTGCAAGGGCGAGAACCAGAGCTGGAAGATCCTGCCCTGGGGCCCCGAGGCGCACTCGCCCGCGGCCGGCCCAGGCAACGCCTCCATCGGGGGTGTCCCCGTGCACACCGTGCGCGTCTTCTGCAAGGCCAGCGAGGACTACAGCCTCACCGTGCGCAACGGCACCGCCTGCCTCGCGCCCACCAACCCCAGAGATGACTACCAGGCACTCTCTCTACCTTTGCTTGTACCACAAACAAACTGA
- the LOC133890470 gene encoding ricin B-like lectin R40G3, whose protein sequence is MDVYGRERYGGYGIATPGYAPPVPYGMSQVNIEGNGCGRPLPPQPTVKVYCRANPNYAMTISNGKVVLAPANPKDDYQHWIKDMRWSSTIKDEEGYPAFALVNKATGEAIKHSLGQSHPVRLVPYNPEYLDESVLWTESRDVGNGFRCVRMVNNIYLNFDALHGDKWHGGVRDGTEIVLWKWCEGDNQRWKIQPYY, encoded by the exons ATGGACGTTTACGGGCGTGAGCGCTACGGCGGGTACGGGATCGCGACGCCGGGGTACGCGCCGCCGGTGCCGTACGGGATGTCCCAGGTGAACATCGAGGGCAACGGCTGCGGGCgcccgctgccgccgcagcccACCGTTAAGGTGTACTGCCGCGCCAACCCCAACTACGCCATGACCATCAGCAACGGCAAGGTCGTCCTCGCGCCGGCCAACCCCAAGGACGACTACCAG CACTGGATCAAGGACATGAGATGGAGCTCGACGATCAAGGACGAGGAGGGCTACCCTGCCTTTGCCCTGGTGAACAAGGCAACAGGGGAGGCTATCAAGCACTCCCTCGGCCAGTCCCACCCT GTTCGTCTGGTGCCGTACAACCCGGAGTACCTGGACGAGTCGGTGCTGTGGACGGAGAGCCGCGACGTCGGCAATGGCTTCCGCTGCGTCCGCATGGTGAACAACATCTACCTCAACTTCGACGCCCTCCACGGCGACAAGTGGCACGGCGGCGTGCGCGACGGCACCGAGATCGTGCTCTGGAAGTGGTGCGAGGGCGACAACCAGCGCTGGAAGATCCAGCCCTACTACTGA
- the LOC133891140 gene encoding NAC domain-containing protein 92-like produces MSEVSVINQEEEEPRLDLPPGFRFHPTDEEVVSHYLAPKALDRRFSCIVIADVDLNKIEPWDLPGKAKMGEKEWYFFCHKDRKYPTGMRTNRATASGYWKATGKDKEIFRGRGVLVGMKKTLVFYLGRAPRGEKSPWVMHEYRLEGKLPPHLPRAAKDEWAVCRVFNKDLAAKTGQMAPAAGMERSNSLVFLDDFLGAADLPPLMDSPFAVDDLIDFECAAAGTSNSGAAASMSSSSGYQVKAEQQNQPQLLQDPYYFSLPAGGYLHQAGDQAIRRHCKAEAPALLSPSRDEGADMVSRQLYPELDDLTVTDYSNMWKF; encoded by the exons ATGTCGGAGGTGTCGGTGATCaaccaggaggaggaggagccgcggCTGGACCTGCCACCGGGGTTCCGGTTCCACCCCACCGACGAGGAGGTGGTGTCCCACTACCTCGCCCCCAAGGCGCTCGACCGCCGCTTCTCCTGCATCGTCATCGCCGACGTCGACCTCAACAAGATCGAGCCATGGGATCTCCCAG GCAAGGCGAAGATGGGGGAGAAAGAGTGGTACTTCTTCTGCCACAAGGACCGCAAGTACCCGACGGGGATGCGCACCAATCGCGCCACGGCTAGCGGGTACTGGAAGGCGACGGGCAAGGACAAGGAGATCTTCCGCGGCCGCGGCGTCCTCGTCGGCATGAAGAAGACGCTCGTCTTCTACCTCGGCCGCGCCCCCCGCGGCGAGAAGTCGCCGTGGGTCATGCACGAGTACCGCCTCGAGGGCAAGCTGCCGCCTCACCTCCCCCGCGCAGCCAAG GACGAATGGGCCGTGTGTCGCGTGTTCAACAAAGACTTGGCGGCTAAGACTGGCCAAATGGCGCCGGCCGCCGGCATGGAGCGGAGCAACTCCCTCGTCTTCCTCGACGACTTCCTCGGCGCTGCCGACCTGCCGCCGCTCATGGACTCGCCGTTCGCCGTGGACGACCTCATCGACTTCGAGTGCGCCGCTGCAGGAACTTCCAACTCCGGCGCCGCGGCGAGcatgagcagcagcagcggctaCCAAGTCAAGGCGGAGCAGCAGAACCAGCCGCAGCTGCTCCAGGACCCCTACTACTTCTCCCTgccggccggcgggtacttgcACCAAGCCGGGGATCAGGCGATACGGAGGCACTGCAAGGCGGAGGCGCCGGCGCTGCTGAGCCCGTCGCGCGACGAGGGCGCGGACATGGTGTCGAGGCAACTGTACCCGGAGCTGGACGACCTCACGGTCACGGACTACTCCAACATGTGGAAATTCTAG
- the LOC133890468 gene encoding NAC domain-containing protein 58-like, with protein sequence MEMMSAAAQAATSQLPPGFRFHPTDEELILHYLRNRVASAPCPVPIIADVDIYKFDPWDLPSKAVYGDGEWYFFSPRDRKYPNGIRPNRAARSGYWKATGTDKPIHDSATGESVGVKKALVFYKGRPPKGTKTNWIMHEYRLATAKPLAAGAYRPPVKFRNVVSMRLDDWVLCRIYKKSGQAPPMVPPLADYEHLDQDEPSGGFDDICSFYAPTSSGTTTCSVTTHQQAGPRLPKIPSISELFDEYALAQIFDTAVPAEVDHAPLAVHPSLNQLLAVGNGAHSELIYSPSPGGAGKRKASRDECAGGGHELIIKCTDHQRLHEKN encoded by the exons ATGGAGATGATGTCTGCTGCGGCGCAGGCAGCAACGTCGCAGCTGCCGCCGGGGTTCCGGTTCCACCCGACGGACGAGGAGCTGATCCTGCACTACCTTCGCAACCGCGTGGCCTCGGCGCCGTGCCCTGTCCCCATCATCGCCGACGTCGACATCTACAAGTTCGACCCATGGGACCTCCCCT CCAAGGCGGTGTACGGCGACGGCGAGTGGTATTTCTTCAGCCCGCGGGACCGCAAGTACCCGAACGGGATCCGGCCGAACCGCGCGGCGAGGTCCGGCTACTGGAAGGCCACCGGCACCGACAAGCCTATCCATGACAGTGCCACCGGGGAGAGCGTTGGCGTCAAAAAGGCACTTGTCTTCTACAAAGGTCGTCCGCCCAAGGGCACCAAGACCAACTGGATCATGCACGAGTACCGCCTCGCCACCGCGAaaccgctcgccgccggcgcctaCCGCCCCCCCGTCAAGTTCAGGAACGTCGTCTCCATGAGG CTGGACGACTGGGTGCTATGCCGGATCTACAAGAAGTCCGGCCAGGCACCGCCGATGGTGCCGCCTCTCGCCGACTACGAACACCTGGACCAAGACGAGCCATCCGGCGGCTTCGACGACATCTGCAGTTTCTACGCGCCGACGAGCAGTGGTACTACTACCTGCAGCGTGACCACGCATCAGCAGGCGGGCCCGCGGCTCCCGAAGATCCCATCCATCTCCGAGCTCTTCGACGAGTACGCGCTCGCGCAGATCTTCGACACGGCCGTGCCCGCCGAGGTCGACCACGCCCCGCTCGCCGTCCATCCCTCTCTGAACCAGCTCCTGGCCGTCGGCAACGGCGCGCACTCGGAGCTGATCTACTCGCCGTCCCCGGGCGGCGCGGGGAAGCGCAAGGCAAGCAGGGACGAATGCGCTGGTGGCGGGCATGAACTGATCATCAAATGCACGGATCACCAGCGGCTACATGAGAAGAATTAA